In Canis lupus familiaris isolate Mischka breed German Shepherd chromosome 15, alternate assembly UU_Cfam_GSD_1.0, whole genome shotgun sequence, the genomic stretch aatttctttctcatattcAGTAGATGATCCTTCAGCCTCCTTCATCTGCTCACTCAGTACAGCTACAAAGAACAGGCTGAAGTGATCAGTAAGAGTTACCACCAaaggatccatttttttttaatcttgttgaTTACTGGATCCAGTCAAGTTTATCAACAAACAGTTGATGATCACTCACCCATTCTCTTCTCAATGACTTCAATAGATTTGCTGAACTGTGCCACTGCCTCATCATACTGAGAGTTGTATCCATAGGCCAAGCCCAGCTGGTAGTGGGTCTCTGCAAGAAGACGATCATGGGCTTCCAGGTACTGTTCTTGCAGGTTAAGGCAAGCCTGGAACTCCTCCACAGCTTGGACATAATTTtctaataaagagaaaaagaatagcaagCAAATGGATGGGATTTAATATataatacttctatttttttttaaagattttatttattcatgagacggggGTGCggtgtagagacacaggcagagggagaagcaggctccatgcagggaccccgatgcaggactcaatccccagaccaggatcatggcctgagccgaaggcaaacactccaccattgagctacccaggtgtcctaatactcctaattttattttatttatttattttttaatactcctAATTTTAGAGCACTGTACAggaaactgggggtgggggtggggggaaatgaCTAAAAAAGACTCAGAAGAGATTTTTCCACTATTCTATAGGAACCCAAACCAACTGCCATGTTAAAGCCAACTGCCAgggtcagttaagagtctgccttcagctcagggtcatgatctcagggtcctgggatggagcctggtgtcagactccttgctcagcagacagcctgcttctcccccgtccctccccctgcttgtcctctctgtctcaaataaaatcttattccaATTGCCCACAATTGATGATCAATTAAGCTGAATTTTAAGGAATTAGAGGAAGAATTGGGTAGAGGGGAAcattaaaggaaagagaaaatgtattacCAGATTCAACACTAACTTCTCCAAGTTTAAGATGTGCCTGTGCAGCATAAAGCTGagcttcttttgtttcttgcctGAAAGGAAAAGATCAGAAATCCTAATAGCATTCATCCAAGCCTAACTGATATTCTACTTCCAACCTCCAAACTCCCAACCTGAGCCTAGAAACACTAaaagttttaccttttaaaaatgatcttcgCTAAATCCAGCATATCCCAGGCAAGCTCTAGATTCCCAATCTCCTCCTCTTCGTTTTCTTGAAGAGACTAAAAGGTATATCCAAATCATTGGTATTATTCAGAAGACAGGCATTTTTAGATCACAAATCTAAATGTATCATTTaatacagcttaaaaaaaaaaaaaaacccacaggatATAGGATTCAAAATTTAGACTTTCTCCCTAAAACCTACAGAAACCTAAAACCCTATAATCTTTCTCCAAGTTATCACCTTATGTGAATGGTATCTAACAGTGACATGTTGggtcctatcttttttttttttttttttttttttttttggtgggtcCTATCTTAATAGATAGGACATCCTGGGATTAAATGGATGTGTGGATTCTAGGCACAAATAAAGGGTCCCCAATCCCTAACCAAGAAATGGCTATGATAAGGCCTACCCTAGTAAGCTACAGTCCTACAATAAGAAAGCTGAAGATGATACTGAATAATAATTTACCTTGTTTTCAAGAAGTGATTCATTTGGTGTTTCTTCAGCcttgtcattttctttatcctcctCTTCTGAGCCTTCAGTTTCTGTAAGCAAAAATTCCTCAGTATTGAGAATACTAAAGCTATCTTCTAACTAGTCAAGATTCCAATATATGCCAGTCAAATAACCTATATTCTGAGGTAGAACACGCCAGATGCTAAGTCAGTTAATATTTGAACTGCATATGAAGTCAGTGATTACAGTctaattcaaatataatataGATTTAGATTGTATATCCTATAGTGTCTGTTGTTTACATCTTCACTGATCAGAAGGCGGTCTTTCTTCTAAAAGTCAATCTGGATCATTCAGATCAAAAAGATTAGCTACTGTAGTCTCTTAGTTACTAGAAGCTCCCATCTATTTAGCCAGCAGCACTTGGGAGAACCCAGCCAGTGTTCCTGGTGTCTTTAAGCAGCCATTTGTTATGTAATACTAACAAGCTGAGAAAGTACAAAAGTTAAATTACTCCAGTCTATTCAGAACAAGAATGCTCAAGAGACTAGCTTTCCCACAACATAGCTGTGAAGAGAAAAGCACAGTCCTTAGCAACTCTAACCAATGAGCATGCCACAGACTCCAGCCAGCTCTAGCATGTACAGAATTGAGTGAGCAGTACCAAAACCAATTGTTTTACTCCACTATAATGTTAAAATTTGTAGCCATATTGACACTATATTTCACCATATTAACATAGACTCACAAGTCAACTGCCTTTAAGGACAGGCTGCTAATAAATAGCAATGTCAAGTGATTAAAAATAGGCTTTGGGGGGCACATAACAATGCATGAATTGGGTATAACGTGCCTACCTCTGCCATTTTTCATTAAGCATTCTAACACAAGCAAAAGAACTCAAATACGGTCTCCAAACAAGCTATTATGGGAACATAAATATGCAACTAGGCCTTAATGCCATGTCAGGTTAAAGGACTTTTATGTTTAGCAATATTGCCTCAGAATGGGAACAGGCACAGAAAATTCCTAAacattataaattaataagaCAATCTAAAGAAGTTCTCTAAgaaaggtgcctggctggctcaattagtgagcatgcaactcttgatctcagtgttgggGAGTTCTAGCCCAtgctaggtgtagagattacataagaaattaaaaaaaaaaaaaaattcctctaagAACCAGTTACAGGCTAATTAACCTATAGCAAACTATTTTATCAAATGGCTCATTTTTCCCCTGTTGATGCTGACCATGTAATTTAgtacttctgaaataaatatcaTCATAATACACCATTATCTTTCTGTACCCATATTTCCAAATCATGTGTATACTCAGTACTGTTATACTAGATGGGTGGTTTTATTAACAATACAGTCCATTCTCAAGAATTCTCTagaaaagggacgcctgggtggttcaacagttgagtctgcctccggctcagggtgtgatcctgcagtcccaggatcaagtcccgcattgggcatagagcctgtttctccctctgcccaggtctctacctctctctctctctctctctctctctctctgctccttctacCTATggctctacctctctgtctctcatgaataaatcaatctttaaaaaaaaattctctagatGGATGAAGTTTATCTATGAAACAAACACTTTTACCTTCCTAATTTGTAggaaaatttgacaaaatatgtATTGTTATTCTGTATTCTTAAATTATCTCGTATCTGTTCCTATTCATACCAGAATGCCAGGTGACATCTAATTTgacataaaatcttatttttacatcaaattttaaaattaaaattcttttttaatttttttttatttatttatgatagtcgagagagagagagagagagagagagagagaggcagagacacaggcagagggagaagcaggctccatgcaccgggagcccgatgtgggattcgatcccaggtctccaggatcgcgccctaggccaaaggcaggcgccaaaccgctgcgccacccagggatccctaaaattaaaattcttatgatatctgaaaaaaatactgGTTTCCCTTGAGAAATCTGTACTATCCTCAAGGAATGGTGGAAAGGAAGCTAGGTTATGAGAAAGCCATTACTTTAAAACAACACTTTCCAACCTGGTAAGTTATACCCAGATACTGGAATGCCTTTATGTCCTCAGTAAAGTGatctgttaaatattttccaagcCTCTCTAAAAATGGCATCTTCTTTGTAGTATGCCTTGGAAAAAAGGGAAACACAGTTTTATACCATTTCTCTGATTTGCAGCCTGTTCAAAAGTTAATGGCACAGAAcagcacaaagaagaaaaattcttaaagacaAAGTAAAGGCAATCTGCTGATTCTCTGGTTACTCTAGAACTCCCATAGGATTAAGTCAGGTAAACACTACAGATTGACCAGTATAGTCTGAGAATGGCCAAGCTCTGtgcctaaaatttaaaaactttggggacacctgcgtggctcagcagttgagcgtctgccttcagctcagggcatgatcctgggacccaggctcgagtcccacattgagcttcctgcatggagcctgcttctccctctgcctaggtctgtGCCCCACCACCcgcctcactctttctctgtctctcatgaataaatcaatcttgaaaaaaatggggatccctgggtggcgcagcggtttggcgcctgcctttggcccagggcgcgatcctgaagacccgggatcgaatcccacgtcgggctccctggtgcatggagcctgcttctccctctccctgtgtctctgcctctctctctctctctctgggactatcgtaaataaataaaaaaataaataaaaaaaaaaaaagaaaagaaaaaaataatttttaggctTTGTTCACTTACCAATCATATCTAGCATGAGACTTAGAAAAGAACAGAGCAACTATCTTTATTAGGGATATGGACAGCCTGAGAGGTGGTAGAAAATGGGATTTTAAGAGAAAacctatggggtgcctggctagctcagtcaatagagcactggactcttgatctcagggttgtgggtttgagccccacattaagtacagagatcacttaaaatcttaaaaaaaaaaaaaaaaaaaaaaagaggaaggagatgcctgggtggctcagccagttaagcatctgccttcagctcaagagTCCTGAgatcgggcagccccagtggcgcagcagtttagtgccacctgcagcccagggcgtgatcctggagaccctggatcgagtcccacatcaggctctgtatgatgcctgcttctccctctgcctgtgtctctgcctctctctctctctgtctctatgaataaatgaataaaatcttaaaaaaaagtcctgtgatcaaggcccacactgggctcccagctgtgggaagtctgcttctcccttctccctctgcctatagctcccccagcttgtgctgtcactcattctgtcaaataaataaaatcttaaaaaaaaaaaaagtgaccagaGAGGCATGTTGGTGACCAGATGTTTAAAggactcttgggatccctgggtggcgcaacagtggtttagcgcctgcctttggcccagggcgtgatcctggagacctgggatcgaatcccacgtcgggctccaggtgcatggagcctgcttctccctctgcgtatgtctctgcctctctctctctctctctgtgactatcataaataaataaaaattaaaaaaataaataaataaaataaaggactcttggggacagccccagtggcgcagcggtttggcgctgcctgcagcccagggtgtgatcctggagacccgggatcgagtcccatgtcaggctctctgcatggaccctgcttctccctctgcctgtgtctctgcctctctatgtgtgtgtatctctatgaatagatgaataaaatcttaaaaaaaaaaaaataataaaaaaaataaaggactcttggtttttggctcaggtcaattgcagggttgtgagatcaagcccccaatcaggctctgtgctgaacatagaatctgctaaagtttctctctccctgcttcacttgctcactctctcaaatatataaatctttaaaaaataaataaataaaaagagtgaCCAGATTAAAGTCACCTTCCTCACTGTGAGGTAGGCTTGAGAAGAATATACATTCATGTCAGATCTAGGGTCTGATTCTAGTTCTATGACTTAGTGTTTGACCCTAAACAAGTAACATAAGCCCtaagtctcaatttcttcatgaTCTCCCCAGAGGAGTACTACCTACTGCATAGTATTTTTTTGGAATCAAAAataattgggacgcctgggtggctcagcggttgagcgtctgcctttggctcagggcgtggtcctggagctccagaatcgagtcccacatggagctcctggcatggagcccgcttctccctgtgcctgtgtctctgcctctgtgtgtctctcatgaataaataaaatctttaaaaataataataataatgaatgtgAGGGAACTCTAACAATGTTACTTATAATCCAACTGAATAGTTTTTGAACTGGAGAAGCAGGACCTCTCTACTATACTATACTTTATTATTCAAAGTCCAAATTAACAGAGCCAGCAGATCTTCTGTCTTTGATCACTATCATTAAAGATTAAGACAcggtagctttttaaaattgaggcattcagtttttttccataaagaactcctaaaacccaATAAGCAGCCCAGTGGCGCTATCATTTAGCCAATTCACTCCTGGTTAACCATGCCTGTGCTGGCTGGAGTGCAAGGACCTGCACATAGGTAGAATGTAGTTTACCAGAATGAGCTGCAAATACTGATAGTGGGTCTTTGAAAATCTAAAACTGATGAGAACTCTTAAAGTAGTCTGTCAGTTATATGAACTAATAACTATTAACTGGAATATACCTGTAGTTATTAATATCAACGTTAGATAAGCCTTACAGACAGTAGAATCCTCAAATGATAGTACCACTCAAGTCAGACGTGCCAATTATGTAAATGCTAGAGACTTATACATCTTGATGGAATTGAATCAAAATTAAACCAGTAATACTACACAAAGCATCCCACAGTTTATGTTCTAAGTAATAAAAACTTCAGTTTAGCAGCCAAAGCAAGCATGAAATGAGGGGGAAAGCAGCAAGAGGgctaaatgttaatttttttgttatcttttggAGGAGGCTAATTTAAAACTAATGCAAATAAGCCTCTGAACACTTCCTGAAGACTAAAAGTAAAAGAGAGTCACCAGAATTCTTTCACTGTGGTTAACTGCCTTCATTTAAATGGCATGCCTGCTTAAGTGTACCAATTCACTGGATTCTACTGCTCTAATCCTGCTTCCTAAAGTGGAGAATAGGAACCATGTGAACAGTAAATTAAATAATCCAGAGGCATGCAAGTGAACATCCATTCAGCATTCTCTGCCAGCCTAGCCCACTATTTCCCTACCTACTCCACCAGCCCCCATCCACCTTTATTGGCTAGTATGTACAAGTTACTGATAGCTAGCCAAGTCTCAGAAATCACAGAGAAGGCCTATTTTGCAGTTAGTAAAAGTGTTAGTTTATAAGCCTGCTGAAGACTTGCATTTTGACTTGCTCAACTTATCACAATCTTCTTAAGCTATCCCCATTTTCATTTAGCCCTTTTCTAATCCAAAGGCAGACGGAAAATCCTGAATGGAAGGCTGACTTTTACCCATGATTAGTGAGTCAAATCCAGAATGTACTCCACCCACTGCAGCTCTTGCATATCCCGGTTACCTTCACCCTCTTTcatctgttcttctctttctcGTGTTTCTTCATTAGCAGCTATCTTAACTTTGTCTTCAGGCGATTTCTCAGGAGCCCCCCGGGCTACCTTGGTCTCAACCCCATCTCCAGCTGCCTCAGACTCTTCTATGGACAGCTTAGTTTCCTCCTCCTGGCTAGGAACCAACTCTGCCCTGACCTCCTCCTCTAGTCCTGAGCCATCTTTTGTTTCTGTCAGTTCTTCTACATTAGTCTGTTGTTCAACAGGAGTCTGATCTCCTGCAGCTGACAATCCATTGACTATACCATCCTTAGGGAGAACTGTGGCCTCCTGTCCAGGCTTCTCAGAGACTTCTGACCCAGCTTCTGCAGCTGAGGCCTCTGCAAGCTCTATTGTCACCTTTGGTGACTCTTCAGCAGGAGGCATTTCTTGCCCTACCAGCTGCTCAAGAACAGCCCTTCCTGGCTCATTTTCAGAGGCAGCTGCTACCTGTTCCTTTGGCTCATTCCCACCCCCAGCCACTGGCTTGACTGCTGAATCTATAGGCTCTGCTTCTGCCTCCACTGCAGTATCCTGCTTTTCAAGAGTTGTAACAGGTTGCTCTCCTGAAGCTTCTTTTGGCTTCTCCTCTATGCTCACAATtacttctccctgcttctcctgaCCTTTTTCTCTGCATTCATCTTGCACGTCAGTTCCACAAACTGATTTTCCTTCCTCAGCATCTGGGGCTTCCTGTTCTGGCTTCCCAGAAGCGACCTTGGCTTCATTCAGTCCTTCTGGTGCTGCTATTTCTTTTGCCTCAGTGGTTTCAGTTAACTGATCTGGAGTGGACTCAACTTTTTCCTGTAGTTCCTCTGTAGGCTCACTTATATCCATGTCTTCTCTTCCACCcttctccatttcattttcctGCTCTTTATCAATTTCAGGCTTTACCAGAGACTGGTCTTCTggtttttttgcttcttctttttctcccatgGCGTCATAAACCTGTTCTCTCAACTCTTCCCTTGCTTCCTCTACATGGTTAAAGAACATGAAGCATAAACATGTCTTCGAATTTAGTGATAAAGGCataaatggaaactaaaaatacattccCTTTAAACCCTCAAACAGCCTGGCTTAAATTTTAGCAGATGGCCTAAAAAATTATCTGCCCCCTTGAGAAAAGCAAAGGGAATAGTCCCAGATAGCAGAGCAACTTATTGCAAAAGAAACCCAAGctccttaaatattatttttacttgagCATTTTGATTATCAGTTAGGTTAAGAGATGCCAAGCTTTATGCTCTCCTCTAAACATTATAAACCTCCAACTAATATGTAAAACTCTAGTAGCCATACTCCACTAAGAAGTTACTTTTCttagacaaaaatgtaaaaatactccAGAAGTACTGCTATTAAAATAActgagctggggatccctgggaggctcagcagtttggcgcctgcctttggcccagggcgcgatcctgaggacccgggatcgagtcccgcgttgggctccctgcatggagcctgcttctccctctgcctgtgtctctgcctctctatctctctctctatgtctatcatgaataaataaataaaatcttttaaaaaattaaaataaaataactgagcTGCgcagacttttaaatatttgcattagaaaaacatttaaagttgctatatatttaaaatgtcaatttaaatGACCACATTTATTGGGGAAATTAAGTTTTCCTTTTACAAAAGCCTGCTGTCAATTTCAGTAATTGGCTATCTCCACACTGTAGTCTCCACCAGATGCAGGTACGACCCAATGCAACTTAGGAGAAACCATCCAGGACAGGGAGAGACCTACTCCCATCACTTGTACACAAGAAATAAACGTCGCATCTCCTGAACGTCACACGCAACTCCACGTACCATCTATGTTATCATTATTTTCTACCAGAGATTCATCTtctgttttttctccttcctcctcttccacatGCACACCTTCTAGGGCATTTCCCAACACACCATTCTCCATTCTAGAACAAAAGGACAAAGCACCAAAGGTATGATAGTTAGAACCTAACGGTTTTTCTACAACAGAAACTGTAGTGCTATATTATAAAAGCAACAGTAAAACAATCAAGTGCAGAGAATATAAACTTTTAAGTATTCATTGAAGAAAAGCAGTGAGCAAAACTAATATAAATTAAGGCCATAAAagcactcagaaaaaaaaaaagcacacccCTCATCCACCTGCCTAAAAAGCACCAATGACTCTTATCAaaagatcaatttaaaaaaaaaaaaaaaaaagatcaatttagggatccctgggtggctcagcggtttagcgcctgcctttggactggagtcccaggatcgagtcccgcattcagctccctgcatggagcctgcttctccctctgtctgtttctctgcgtctctgtctctcatgaataaataaaatattttttaaaaaagatcaatttATATTCACTTTACCATAGGGCCATATTTCTCAAACCTTGTATCTACCCCGTATTCCTCTAGTTGGCTTAAAAACATTCTGGCAAGACTTTCCTGACAAATCATCAAAATGacctacaaaattaaaaaacttacCAGAACTGGATTAAATGAGGCATAAAATATTTGCTAGTTTGTGTACCCtcaatagattttattttggttaATAAACTCCAGTGAAAAATACACAACTTTCCAATAGTTAAGACTACCTGTTTTATTTACTAAACATTTTCATACGGTAGTGTTTCCAAATTGTCCTTCATTCAGTCCTTGTTGAGGATGACTGTTCTGAGAGTGCTTTTGAAAATTCTcgctctaggggatccctgggtggcgcagcagtttggcgcctgcctttggcccagggcgcgatcctggagacccgggatcgaatcccacatcaggctcccggtgcatggagcctgcttctccctctgtttatgtctctgcctctctctctctctctgtgtgggactatcataaataaataaaaattaaaaaaaaaaattctcgcTCTATATTGGACCTTAATAAATTATTGACCATCCTCTAATAGAAAGATCTCTGCTTCAAAAGACCCTAAAAGTCAAAACCCAAGCATAAGTTTACTCTGCATCAAGTGCCTTCCAAAACTTCCATCAATATTTTGCATTCCTTCTAAACCCCCTTAGTGAAACCAGCTCATATAAAGTTGTGAAGGTAGTAAATAATCTTGGCAAAAAACGAAACTTAAGTTTTTAAACAGACCATTAATGCGATTCAAAATACCCTACTTAAACACTGCAGtctgagggactcctgggtgactcagcagttaggcgtctgcctttggctcagggcgtggtgaCAGAATgcaaggatggagtcccacataaggctccctgtgtgaagcctgcttctccctctgcctatgtctctgcctctctctctctctctctgtgtctctcatgaataaataaataaaatcttaaaaaaaaaattgcagtttgAGGGGCACCTCAgactctgcttttggctcagttatgatctcaggtttgtcagatgggagccccacgttgggctccccccctcagcagggaatctgtctAAGGATTCACCCTCTCCCTTGCCACCCCAAATCccgcacttgctctctctcaaataaatcttaaaaaataaaaacagtgcaGCTTGAAAGACATACCTTGCCAACTCCAGAAGGGATTTCCCATAGAAAAAGAAGGCTTCTCCACACTCATTAGCTGTCTCTCCATACTTCTTACCTCTACAAAGAGAATAAAcatgaaagatctaaattaaCATCTAACCTGAAATATTTCTAgttctttaaattataaaataacatttcttcaGGGACACATCCTTCTAGGAAACTAATACTTCCCCCTTCTCTTGCTTTCAATTTAAGGACAAAGggactttaaaaatgtatgggGTGCCTGGGCCGTTCAATTAAAGgtctactcttgatttcaaggtttTGAGTTCAAAGCCCCATGCtggggggtgcctaggtgactcagctggttaagtttctgactggctcagatcatgatctcagggtcctcagattgagccctgtgtgagtgaggctctgcactctgtggggaatctgcttgttcctctccctctgcctttcctccagaTCATGCTgtctttctaaataaaatctttaaaaacaaacaaagccccactgtgggctccatgctgggcatgaagcttttttttttttttaagattttatttattcatgagagagagagagacagagagagaaagaggcagagacacaggcagagggagaatcaggctccatgcaggagcccgacgcggaactcgatcccaggactccaggatcgcaccctgggccaaaggcagacgctaaaccgctgagccacccagggatcccctgaagctTACTTTATAAAAAGggcggggggcagcccaggtggctcagtggtttagcaccaccttcggccgcgggcctgatcctggagacccgggattgagtcccatg encodes the following:
- the NASP gene encoding nuclear autoantigenic sperm protein isoform X1, with translation MAAESTATAAIAAELVSADKVEEDAPAPSTSADKVESLDVDNEAKKLLGLGQKHLVMGDIPAAVNAFQEAASLLGKKYGETANECGEAFFFYGKSLLELARMENGVLGNALEGVHVEEEEGEKTEDESLVENNDNIDEEAREELREQVYDAMGEKEEAKKPEDQSLVKPEIDKEQENEMEKGGREDMDISEPTEELQEKVESTPDQLTETTEAKEIAAPEGLNEAKVASGKPEQEAPDAEEGKSVCGTDVQDECREKGQEKQGEVIVSIEEKPKEASGEQPVTTLEKQDTAVEAEAEPIDSAVKPVAGGGNEPKEQVAAASENEPGRAVLEQLVGQEMPPAEESPKVTIELAEASAAEAGSEVSEKPGQEATVLPKDGIVNGLSAAGDQTPVEQQTNVEELTETKDGSGLEEEVRAELVPSQEEETKLSIEESEAAGDGVETKVARGAPEKSPEDKVKIAANEETREREEQMKEGEETEGSEEEDKENDKAEETPNESLLENKSLQENEEEEIGNLELAWDMLDLAKIIFKRQETKEAQLYAAQAHLKLGEVSVESENYVQAVEEFQACLNLQEQYLEAHDRLLAETHYQLGLAYGYNSQYDEAVAQFSKSIEVIEKRMAVLSEQMKEAEGSSTEYEKEIEELKELLPEIREKIEDAKESQRSGNVAELALKATLVESSTSGFTPSGGSTSVSMVASRKPTDGASSSNCVTDISHLVRKKRKPEEESPRKDDAKKAKQELEVNGGSGDAVSSGNEVSENMEEEAENRAESRAAVEGTVEAGATVESTAC
- the NASP gene encoding nuclear autoantigenic sperm protein isoform X2, translated to MAAESTATAAIAAELVSADKVEEDAPAPSTSADKVESLDVDNEAKKLLGLGQKHLVMGDIPAAVNAFQEAASLLGKKYGETANECGEAFFFYGKSLLELARMENGVLGNALEGVHVEEEEGEKTEDESLVENNDNIDEEAREELREQVYDAMGEKEEAKKPEDQSLVKPEIDKEQENEMEKGGREDMDISEPTEELQEKVESTPDQLTETTEAKEIAAPEGLNEAKVASGKPEQEAPDAEEGKSVCGTDVQDECREKGQEKQGEVIVSIEEKPKEASGEQPVTTLEKQDTAVEAEAEPIDSAVKPVAGGGNEPKEQVAAASENEPGRAVLEQLVGQEMPPAEESPKVTIELAEASAAEAGSEVSEKPGQEATVLPKDGIVNGLSAAGDQTPVEQQTNVEELTETKDGSGLEEEVRAELVPSQEEETKLSIEESEAAGDGVETKVARGAPEKSPEDKVKIAANEETREREEQMKEGEETEGSEEEDKENDKAEETPNESLLENKSLQENEEEEIGNLELAWDMLDLAKIIFKRQETKEAQLYAAQAHLKLGEVSVESENYVQAVEEFQACLNLQEQYLEAHDRLLAETHYQLGLAYGYNSQYDEAVAQFSKSIEVIEKRMAVLSEQMKEAEGSSTEYEKEIEELKELLPEIREKIEDAKESQRSGNVAELALKATLVESSTSGFTPSGGSTSVSMVASRKPTDGASSSNCVTDISHLVRKKAENRAESRAAVEGTVEAGATVESTAC
- the NASP gene encoding nuclear autoantigenic sperm protein isoform X3, with amino-acid sequence MAAESTATAAIAAELVSADKVEEDAPAPSTSADKVESLDVDNEAKKLLGLGQKHLVMGDIPAAVNAFQEAASLLGKKYGETANECGEAFFFYGKSLLELARMENGVLGNALEGVHVEEEEGEKTEDESLVENNDNIDETEGSEEEDKENDKAEETPNESLLENKSLQENEEEEIGNLELAWDMLDLAKIIFKRQETKEAQLYAAQAHLKLGEVSVESENYVQAVEEFQACLNLQEQYLEAHDRLLAETHYQLGLAYGYNSQYDEAVAQFSKSIEVIEKRMAVLSEQMKEAEGSSTEYEKEIEELKELLPEIREKIEDAKESQRSGNVAELALKATLVESSTSGFTPSGGSTSVSMVASRKPTDGASSSNCVTDISHLVRKKRKPEEESPRKDDAKKAKQELEVNGGSGDAVSSGNEVSENMEEEAENRAESRAAVEGTVEAGATVESTAC